Sequence from the [Bacteroides] pectinophilus genome:
TTGAATATATTAATTGGATACAAATAATACAATAAAACTATAAAAGTATGTCTGCTACAGATTCATACGCCCATACCAAGCGCACCATAAGATTATATAATATACAGACTGTCATGTCAATATTTTTTTCATAGTTTCATAGTTTCGTGCCTACATGCTTAATCTCAATCAGCGTCAGTCCCTGTGGCGGCGCTGTTGGACCTGCAAGCTCCCTGTTGCATCCGTCAAGTGCCTCTTTGACGCTTAACGGTGTACGTCTCTTACAGCCTGCATCTATGAGTGTTCCGGCTATTATACGCACCATATTATAAAGGAATCCATTGCCGCTGACACGGATTACAATCTCACGTCCCCTGTCAAGGTCAAACTTCTCTCCCCCGTCTTCATCCTCACTGTCCGGCACATCCCTGCTAAGACTCCGTCCGGTTACTTCAATGGAATATATCGTACGCACCGTTGTCTCAGCCTGCGTATTAACAGAGCAGAAGCTCTTGAAATCATGTTCACCCAAAAGGTACTGCGCAGCCTCATTCATAGTCTCCAAATCAAGTGCGTAATGACAGAAAAATGTATTATTCCTCATCTGCGGAAGTCTGAAGGTTCTGTTAAGTATATGGTATTCGTATGTCTTGATTGTACTGCAATGTCTCGGATGATAGTCCGGTGGCACCTCGCATGACTTCTGCACCACTATGTCTTCCGGCAGTCTGGCATTAAGCGCATAGGCAAATTTTTCTGCCGGTATTCTCGATTCCGTATCAAATACAGCAATATTTCCAAGTGCATGTACACCTGCATCGGTACGGCTTGCCCCGATAACCCGGATATTCTCGCCGCATATACTGCTGAGCGCAGCATTAAGCCTTCCTTCAATCGTATCAGCATTATTCTGCACCTGCCATCCGCTGTATTTGGTTCCGTCATATGCAACTATAAGCTTTATACGTCTCATATCAGTGCTCCGCCTCTCAGCACACGTATGGCAATCATAAGCGCAAGGTACAGTGCAAGCACCAGATATGCCCTGTGGTCACATGCCTTGTACTTAAGCGGGCGCATCTTGGTTCTTCCTTCACCACCATGATAGCAGCGTGCTTCCATCGCTGTTGCAAGCTCATTGGCGCGTCTGAATGCCGACACGAACAACGGCACAAGAATCGGTATCATTGCCTTGGCACGCTGCATAAGGCTGCCATGCTCAAAATCAGCGCCTCTTGCCATCTGCGCCTTCATTATCTTATCTGTCTCTTCTATAAGAATCGGTATAAATCTCAACGCAATCGACATCATCATTGCTATCTCATGCACGGGAACTCTTACCTTATTAAGGAATCCAAGTCCTTTTTCAAGCCCGTCTGTAAGGTCATTAGGCGTTGTTGTAAGCGTCATAAGTGATGAACCGA
This genomic interval carries:
- the truA gene encoding tRNA pseudouridine(38-40) synthase TruA, yielding MRRIKLIVAYDGTKYSGWQVQNNADTIEGRLNAALSSICGENIRVIGASRTDAGVHALGNIAVFDTESRIPAEKFAYALNARLPEDIVVQKSCEVPPDYHPRHCSTIKTYEYHILNRTFRLPQMRNNTFFCHYALDLETMNEAAQYLLGEHDFKSFCSVNTQAETTVRTIYSIEVTGRSLSRDVPDSEDEDGGEKFDLDRGREIVIRVSGNGFLYNMVRIIAGTLIDAGCKRRTPLSVKEALDGCNRELAGPTAPPQGLTLIEIKHVGTKL
- a CDS encoding energy-coupling factor transporter transmembrane protein EcfT; protein product: MLKDITIGQYYQTQSPIHKLDPRVKLVGTMVFLISLFLGRNIIMYVIATLFLAAMIKISNVPFKFMVRGLKSIVFIAIFSAVFNLFLTDGEPIVQFWIFRLTWEGVEMASFMVIRLIYLIIGSSLMTLTTTPNDLTDGLEKGLGFLNKVRVPVHEIAMMMSIALRFIPILIEETDKIMKAQMARGADFEHGSLMQRAKAMIPILVPLFVSAFRRANELATAMEARCYHGGEGRTKMRPLKYKACDHRAYLVLALYLALMIAIRVLRGGALI